A single window of Methanoregula sp. DNA harbors:
- a CDS encoding AI-2E family transporter: MGQFRADLVPFVIMLAILAATLIIFWKLLDVLVFAISIAVVIFPLHTYFRKYINRYFSAALITIFIFVALVATALLSITILSDNSSTLQEIVGTIENWVKNPSTDPRVFGIPVERIQVSTWLEQAKSIFFRYWTMIFSDITTIALKVIVFFASLYVLLLHGETLKKRIMAGVPENIRIRVQKMSDGIVDTLYAIYVVHIGIAALTFVIAIPFFWFLGYGNVLFYSFLCAFCELIPVLGSSIVFIFLGTYALSIGDINGVLILFFFGYIGVSALPEIYVRPVLMGRRVRLHPLLMLIGFFGGLITMGMAGFVLGPVFIVLLFNGYKILIEERKDAGRAGEEHGPV, encoded by the coding sequence ATGGGTCAGTTCCGGGCCGATCTGGTCCCCTTTGTGATCATGTTGGCGATACTGGCTGCCACCCTGATCATTTTCTGGAAACTGCTCGATGTGCTGGTGTTTGCCATATCCATTGCAGTGGTTATTTTTCCCCTCCATACCTATTTCAGGAAGTATATCAACCGCTACTTCTCCGCCGCACTTATAACGATTTTTATATTCGTCGCGCTCGTGGCGACAGCCCTTCTTTCTATCACAATTCTCTCAGACAACAGCAGTACGCTGCAGGAAATTGTTGGTACTATTGAAAACTGGGTAAAAAATCCGTCAACCGATCCCCGGGTTTTCGGGATTCCTGTGGAACGGATTCAGGTGTCAACATGGCTTGAGCAGGCAAAATCGATCTTTTTCCGGTACTGGACCATGATCTTTTCCGACATCACGACAATTGCCCTGAAGGTCATTGTTTTCTTTGCATCGCTTTATGTGCTTCTCCTCCACGGGGAGACCCTCAAAAAGCGCATCATGGCAGGGGTTCCGGAGAATATACGGATACGTGTGCAGAAGATGAGTGACGGGATTGTCGATACACTCTATGCGATCTATGTAGTCCATATCGGGATTGCAGCCCTTACTTTTGTTATTGCAATCCCCTTTTTCTGGTTCCTCGGGTACGGGAACGTGCTCTTCTACTCATTTTTATGCGCCTTCTGCGAACTGATCCCGGTACTGGGGTCGTCAATCGTCTTTATCTTCCTTGGCACGTATGCCCTCTCGATTGGTGATATCAATGGCGTGCTCATCCTCTTCTTTTTTGGTTACATCGGTGTATCTGCACTCCCCGAGATTTATGTGCGCCCGGTTCTTATGGGGCGTCGGGTAAGGTTACACCCCCTCCTGATGCTGATCGGGTTCTTTGGCGGTTTGATCACGATGGGGATGGCAGGGTTTGTCCTTGGTCCGGTCTTTATCGTGCTCCTGTTCAATGGATACAAGATACTTATTGAGGAGCGAAAGGATGCAGGAAGAGCAGGAGAAGAGCATGGCCCTGTATGA
- a CDS encoding TrkH family potassium uptake protein has product MKRIEHLAAIAHDMGMVFEFLGFASLLPFVVLIIFSEWDMLIPMASAPVAFIVFGYLLSRIHRTEYTPPLSVTLVAVALSWFAIALVGALPFVFGLHISYTDSVFEAMSGWTGSGFTMLTALDTTPNTLLFWRSFTQWIGGIGIIAFGISLRRKTRVTLFRLYRSEGRSEELMPNVVSTGRRMWVIYLFLTSVFTGLIMLSGIPLWDSLNLVMVAIATGGFSIHDAGISYYNNPLLELLLIPVMLAGAMPFKIYFLMYHGKISAMFKNQIVRVLLLIAVIGSAITSLDLYIFNNLPLGQAFREGTFCAISGFTTTGLQNSNPHLWATIPISVVTMMMLIGGASGSTAGGIKVNRVVLAYEGVKWWFKRFFVSNKVIIPFKYEGRTLSKEISELEISKNMLVIVLYVLTIFLSTILLMHLYITSFRLDEVVFEQVSALSNVGLGVGYITALSPFAVKWVFIFLMWLGRLEIVPVIILAMGLIRGFEATIIK; this is encoded by the coding sequence ATGAAGCGGATCGAACACCTTGCCGCGATCGCCCATGACATGGGCATGGTCTTTGAATTTTTGGGGTTCGCGTCCCTTCTCCCGTTCGTCGTGCTCATCATCTTCTCTGAATGGGATATGCTCATCCCGATGGCATCGGCGCCTGTGGCATTCATTGTGTTCGGCTACCTGCTATCCCGCATTCACCGGACAGAATATACTCCCCCGCTCTCGGTCACCCTTGTTGCAGTCGCACTCTCGTGGTTTGCCATTGCGCTTGTCGGTGCACTCCCGTTTGTCTTCGGGCTCCATATATCATATACCGACAGCGTGTTTGAGGCGATGTCCGGATGGACCGGTTCCGGTTTTACAATGCTCACAGCCCTTGACACAACGCCCAATACCCTGCTTTTCTGGAGATCGTTTACCCAGTGGATTGGCGGGATCGGGATTATTGCATTCGGCATCTCGCTGCGCAGGAAAACACGGGTCACCCTCTTCCGCCTCTACCGCTCCGAAGGCAGGTCTGAGGAACTGATGCCCAATGTGGTTTCGACAGGGCGGCGAATGTGGGTGATCTACCTCTTTTTAACATCCGTTTTCACGGGGCTCATTATGCTCTCCGGCATTCCCCTCTGGGACTCGCTCAACCTTGTGATGGTCGCCATTGCCACCGGGGGATTTTCGATCCATGATGCAGGCATTTCATACTATAATAACCCGTTGCTGGAACTGCTCCTGATCCCTGTCATGCTGGCCGGTGCAATGCCATTTAAGATTTATTTCCTGATGTACCATGGAAAAATCTCCGCAATGTTCAAGAACCAAATCGTCAGGGTCCTCCTGCTTATTGCAGTCATAGGCTCGGCAATCACCTCCCTTGACCTCTATATCTTCAACAATCTTCCTTTAGGGCAGGCATTCCGCGAAGGTACATTCTGTGCGATATCAGGGTTTACGACTACGGGTTTACAGAATTCAAACCCCCATCTCTGGGCGACCATCCCTATCTCGGTCGTAACGATGATGATGCTGATCGGTGGCGCTTCCGGCAGTACTGCAGGGGGCATCAAGGTGAACCGTGTAGTGCTTGCATACGAAGGAGTGAAATGGTGGTTCAAACGCTTCTTTGTCTCAAACAAGGTCATCATCCCCTTCAAGTATGAAGGGCGGACCCTTTCAAAAGAGATCTCCGAACTTGAAATCTCAAAAAATATGCTGGTGATCGTGCTCTATGTCCTCACCATCTTCCTCTCCACGATCCTCCTCATGCACCTCTATATCACCTCGTTCCGGCTGGACGAGGTGGTCTTTGAGCAGGTTTCTGCCCTTTCCAATGTCGGGCTGGGTGTCGGCTACATAACCGCATTGAGCCCATTTGCCGTCAAATGGGTGTTTATTTTTCTGATGTGGTTGGGACGGCTTGAGATTGTGCCGGTCATTATCCTTGCCATGGGACTAATCCGGGGGTTTGAAGCAACGATTATAAAATAA
- a CDS encoding DUF2109 domain-containing protein, translating into MIAIYVCAVIAVYAALRIILQRNTMRKLPFLNAVSFAVTGIIALLLPHPITIAAAAAYFVGSTLESNAIASTWAGGIKKDE; encoded by the coding sequence ATGATCGCTATCTACGTCTGCGCTGTCATTGCAGTATATGCAGCCCTGCGGATCATACTCCAGAGAAACACGATGCGTAAGCTCCCGTTCCTCAATGCTGTGTCATTTGCGGTAACCGGGATCATCGCCCTGCTGCTCCCGCACCCGATCACCATTGCCGCAGCTGCGGCGTATTTTGTCGGGTCTACCTTAGAGTCCAATGCAATCGCCAGTACATGGGCAGGAGGGATCAAAAAAGATGAATGA
- a CDS encoding DUF2108 domain-containing protein gives MNELVMVACTALVFIGTAAAILERDPFSKLISLSIMISGIFPFIIDRGLLDVAIATALIAPLSTIFILMVCRRIPA, from the coding sequence ATGAATGAGCTTGTCATGGTCGCCTGCACTGCCCTTGTGTTCATCGGGACGGCAGCGGCGATACTTGAGCGGGATCCCTTCAGCAAACTCATCTCACTCTCCATCATGATCTCAGGAATATTCCCGTTCATTATCGACCGGGGTTTGCTTGACGTGGCTATTGCCACAGCCCTGATCGCACCCCTCTCCACCATTTTTATCCTCATGGTCTGCCGGAGGATACCGGCATGA
- a CDS encoding DUF2107 family protein, with amino-acid sequence MMVAGYAPEFLIGLSILVIGTIAAAFPRPRDYLTRLINLEIPGWGLLLVMLSYNEALALFTFGAISVLSTFIYVRVMQKKEGGIRG; translated from the coding sequence ATGATGGTCGCAGGGTATGCACCGGAGTTTTTGATCGGCCTTTCGATCCTTGTCATCGGGACAATTGCCGCGGCATTCCCCCGTCCCAGAGATTATCTTACCCGGCTCATCAATCTCGAGATACCCGGCTGGGGGCTTTTACTTGTCATGCTCTCGTACAACGAGGCACTCGCGCTATTTACATTCGGGGCAATTTCAGTGCTTTCGACATTCATCTACGTCAGAGTGATGCAGAAAAAAGAAGGGGGCATCCGTGGATGA
- a CDS encoding DUF2106 family protein — protein sequence MIIRRISHYLCNYENIVPLFAYACALILFTGILLLPIQYNSAQLYPKTIDPNSPLDPYDRGGPPFTQVEIGAQYPDYSPTAGLVTSYLTPFSLFLSQVTLHLGTTIVAHPGGIIDEILYNTRGLDTVVEATILLIAFAVASYLYRKGS from the coding sequence ATGATCATCCGCCGTATCTCCCACTACCTCTGCAACTATGAAAACATCGTGCCCCTTTTTGCATATGCCTGCGCCCTGATTCTTTTTACAGGTATACTACTCCTCCCGATCCAGTACAACTCCGCCCAGCTCTATCCAAAGACTATCGACCCGAACAGTCCGCTTGACCCATATGACCGGGGCGGTCCTCCCTTCACTCAGGTTGAGATTGGTGCCCAGTATCCCGATTATTCCCCGACTGCGGGTCTGGTAACATCATACCTTACCCCGTTCTCTCTCTTCCTTTCCCAGGTTACTTTACACCTTGGCACCACAATCGTTGCCCACCCGGGCGGCATCATCGACGAAATCCTGTATAACACCCGGGGTCTTGACACGGTAGTTGAGGCAACTATCCTCCTCATCGCGTTCGCTGTCGCATCATACCTGTACAGGAAGGGGTCGTGA
- a CDS encoding DUF2105 family protein: MWGQYSYGLLVVLAGGVIAFLALATEGDDLHKLLLIDLVEITSLAVIALLGTDLAEALILPGLTVGIAELLALSQIYCTKERIGANPVQGLNIEVIAKADAPLIISIILVVYGLILSGFTGGGVAGLGLVFFFMSRGYKEDLNMLEMASGISWAVWIFAFFVFMFLPQYWYVALMCAAVGIVLKVTVKMSLVGTMWGKGDE, translated from the coding sequence ATGTGGGGGCAGTACAGCTACGGGCTCCTTGTTGTGCTTGCGGGTGGAGTGATCGCCTTCCTTGCACTTGCAACTGAAGGGGATGACCTGCACAAACTGCTCCTGATCGACCTTGTTGAAATCACCTCGCTCGCTGTAATCGCGCTCCTTGGGACTGACCTTGCAGAAGCACTCATCCTGCCGGGTCTTACTGTCGGGATCGCAGAACTGCTGGCGCTTTCACAGATCTACTGTACCAAGGAGCGGATCGGAGCAAATCCGGTACAGGGGCTCAATATTGAAGTGATTGCAAAGGCGGACGCACCTCTCATCATCTCGATCATCCTTGTAGTATACGGGCTCATCCTGTCCGGTTTCACCGGTGGTGGTGTTGCGGGGCTCGGGCTTGTCTTCTTCTTCATGTCCAGAGGCTACAAAGAAGATCTCAATATGCTTGAGATGGCAAGCGGGATCTCGTGGGCAGTCTGGATCTTTGCATTTTTTGTCTTTATGTTTTTGCCGCAGTACTGGTATGTCGCGCTCATGTGTGCGGCCGTGGGGATCGTGCTCAAGGTGACCGTGAAGATGTCCCTTGTCGGGACGATGTGGGGGAAGGGCGATGAGTAA
- a CDS encoding NADH-quinone oxidoreductase subunit H — protein sequence MIAELVLATVFGLLLLGIHRKLIARIQRRPGPPVWQEILHMLKFSFKSTWIPVTASATLFAGVVLIAIGIWTAAFFVVFTGGSILVVFAIYMLHKIVEHGFGLSSGSPYGKFGGVRSVISAASEIPLFVSVAAIAIFTRSFNLSDIVLYQQVHGPLLFLAFPAAVAMYLVILSKMPSGPFSIVESKELVSGYKTEHFGAWRAGLEVCNGLKTTVLFATFLFVFIGQLPVLWMVAGMLLLVVSLSFACALTPMLSPFDSVTVQSIVTCLMLGYVAVLYTGVIA from the coding sequence ATGATCGCCGAACTTGTGCTTGCAACGGTCTTTGGCCTGCTCCTCCTTGGCATACACCGCAAGCTCATCGCCCGGATCCAGCGGCGCCCGGGCCCGCCGGTCTGGCAGGAGATCCTTCACATGCTGAAGTTCTCGTTCAAGAGCACATGGATTCCGGTGACGGCGAGTGCGACACTATTTGCAGGGGTTGTCCTTATCGCGATTGGGATCTGGACTGCAGCGTTCTTTGTCGTGTTCACGGGCGGGAGCATTCTTGTCGTCTTTGCCATCTATATGCTCCATAAGATCGTGGAGCACGGGTTCGGGCTCTCGTCCGGCTCCCCGTACGGGAAGTTCGGTGGCGTGAGATCGGTGATATCAGCAGCGTCCGAGATCCCGCTCTTTGTTTCGGTGGCAGCGATCGCGATCTTTACCAGATCCTTTAACTTAAGTGATATTGTCCTCTACCAGCAGGTTCATGGCCCGCTCCTGTTCCTTGCATTTCCTGCCGCCGTTGCCATGTATCTCGTCATACTCTCCAAGATGCCGTCCGGTCCGTTCTCCATTGTGGAATCAAAAGAGCTGGTCAGCGGTTACAAGACAGAGCATTTCGGGGCATGGCGGGCTGGTTTAGAGGTCTGCAACGGGCTGAAGACAACGGTCCTGTTTGCCACCTTCCTTTTCGTCTTTATCGGGCAGCTTCCGGTGCTGTGGATGGTAGCAGGTATGCTGCTCCTTGTGGTCTCACTCTCGTTTGCCTGTGCGCTCACACCCATGCTGTCGCCATTTGATTCAGTCACGGTGCAGTCCATAGTCACATGCCTGATGCTCGGGTATGTGGCGGTTCTATATACCGGGGTGATTGCATGA
- a CDS encoding DUF1959 family protein, which translates to MTRWLHEQDLVAQKYRILIAQQHDHLVHTVASDLGISVQELRKYLIEHIDMILLENLPARYEAARAADEGDPVAQGLNRRILSTGIPLVPKHRMDEIFQLTKERIETGSPVSDAVAAGKAMIREVIRE; encoded by the coding sequence ATGACCCGGTGGCTCCATGAACAGGATCTTGTTGCACAGAAATACCGCATTCTTATCGCACAGCAGCATGACCACCTTGTCCATACAGTTGCATCCGATCTCGGTATCAGCGTGCAGGAACTCAGGAAATACCTGATTGAACATATCGACATGATCCTTTTAGAGAACCTTCCTGCCCGCTATGAAGCTGCAAGAGCCGCCGATGAAGGTGATCCCGTTGCACAGGGGCTGAACCGGCGCATCCTTTCAACCGGCATCCCGCTCGTTCCCAAACACCGGATGGATGAAATTTTCCAATTAACAAAAGAACGCATTGAAACGGGCAGTCCCGTTTCCGACGCAGTTGCCGCAGGAAAGGCAATGATCCGCGAGGTGATCCGGGAATGA
- a CDS encoding nickel-dependent hydrogenase large subunit: MKRTVDVNIPLGPIHPCFKEPARLKCETRGERVIGAEVELGYMKKGIERIMKGRPWQEVMFLAERVCGICSVIHNMVFIEAVERISGIDVPPRAAYLRVIANELDRMQSHMLANFSYCYTIEHETLAMYLLDIREQVMDELERLTGARVTCAYIVPGGVRCDISKEDIVTLSASLDKIEDDLHRYAKMFETGPMIALRSRGIGILTKEAAQEAHAVGPTARASGIAADRRTEHPTYQKLGFVPVVRYDCDNYARIMVRFDELSASIGLIRQCLAGLKPGIIRGGGKCTAGEIRYSGEAPRGELTYIITTDDFGRIQEIQIQTPSIMNVEACCHYMIIGVDSIADVTSTFVSADPCIACTER, encoded by the coding sequence ATGAAGCGGACAGTCGATGTCAACATTCCCCTTGGGCCCATCCATCCCTGTTTCAAGGAACCGGCGCGGTTGAAGTGTGAGACAAGGGGCGAGCGGGTGATTGGAGCAGAGGTCGAGCTCGGGTATATGAAAAAAGGGATCGAGCGGATCATGAAGGGGAGACCATGGCAGGAAGTGATGTTCCTTGCCGAGCGGGTCTGCGGAATCTGCTCGGTGATCCATAACATGGTCTTTATTGAAGCAGTCGAGAGGATCAGCGGCATCGATGTCCCTCCCCGTGCAGCTTACCTCCGGGTCATTGCAAACGAACTCGACCGGATGCAGAGCCATATGCTGGCGAACTTTTCTTACTGCTACACGATCGAGCATGAAACGCTGGCCATGTACCTTCTGGACATACGGGAGCAGGTAATGGACGAACTCGAGCGCCTGACAGGTGCCCGGGTCACCTGCGCATATATTGTGCCCGGGGGGGTCCGGTGCGACATCAGCAAGGAAGATATCGTCACGCTGTCTGCCTCGCTTGACAAAATTGAAGACGACCTCCACCGGTATGCAAAGATGTTTGAGACCGGCCCGATGATTGCCCTGCGGAGCAGAGGGATCGGGATCCTTACAAAGGAGGCAGCCCAGGAGGCACATGCGGTCGGGCCGACGGCCCGGGCAAGCGGGATCGCCGCGGACAGGCGGACTGAGCACCCGACGTACCAGAAACTTGGTTTCGTGCCGGTCGTACGGTATGACTGTGACAATTATGCACGGATTATGGTCAGGTTCGATGAACTGTCTGCAAGCATCGGACTTATCCGCCAATGTCTCGCAGGACTAAAGCCCGGAATAATCCGGGGCGGTGGGAAATGTACAGCAGGGGAAATACGGTACAGCGGTGAAGCGCCAAGAGGAGAACTCACGTACATCATCACCACTGATGATTTCGGCAGGATACAGGAAATTCAGATCCAGACCCCCTCCATCATGAACGTTGAGGCATGCTGCCATTATATGATCATCGGCGTTGATTCAATAGCAGATGTGACTTCGACGTTTGTCTCTGCAGATCCCTGTATCGCCTGCACGGAGCGCTAG
- a CDS encoding 4Fe-4S binding protein has protein sequence MAASVFWYLREFARLEWIKKFLFAKTVSLATPAHFRGFPEPTGKACQHALYCMMVCPAPGAIEVVHKDDGWVPRINHGHCIRCGLCVEACPNGVLRSGRVLETMLDQGTSLVFSFRIAIDNDRCMGCGNCCTACPVNKLIDAQMGSGGHSSNDEVIMRVQGGEVLVLHEEKCTGCKTCEQSCPNDAIRIARILEATQQLIPVSPVKTEDGQ, from the coding sequence ATGGCAGCATCAGTATTCTGGTATCTCCGGGAGTTCGCGCGGCTGGAGTGGATAAAAAAATTCCTTTTTGCAAAGACCGTCTCCCTGGCAACCCCGGCGCACTTCCGGGGGTTCCCGGAACCAACGGGAAAGGCATGCCAGCACGCGCTCTATTGTATGATGGTATGTCCTGCACCCGGCGCGATCGAAGTCGTCCATAAGGATGACGGCTGGGTCCCGAGGATCAATCACGGCCACTGTATAAGGTGCGGGCTGTGTGTTGAAGCATGCCCTAATGGCGTGCTGCGGAGCGGGAGGGTGCTGGAGACGATGTTGGATCAGGGGACTTCACTTGTGTTCTCGTTCCGGATTGCCATTGATAATGACCGGTGCATGGGTTGCGGGAACTGTTGCACTGCATGTCCGGTCAACAAGCTCATCGATGCGCAGATGGGTTCCGGGGGTCACTCCTCAAACGATGAGGTCATTATGCGGGTACAGGGCGGTGAAGTGCTGGTCCTCCATGAGGAAAAGTGCACGGGCTGCAAGACCTGCGAACAGAGCTGCCCCAACGATGCAATCCGGATCGCCCGCATCCTTGAGGCAACACAACAGCTTATTCCGGTCTCCCCGGTCAAAACGGAGGACGGGCAATGA
- a CDS encoding molybdopterin dinucleotide-binding protein: protein MKFLMNTGRTVPQGESVERKDSPEYEKATSVCMIHPVDMMVLGIEDGARVCVKNKSGEVVLVAVSSEAIEQGTIFVPLGPYANHIIDSETHCTGMPDFKSMTVDIEPGDTPVMTVSELIEKLGGVRYAH, encoded by the coding sequence ATGAAGTTTCTCATGAACACCGGACGAACCGTACCTCAGGGTGAATCGGTGGAACGAAAAGACAGCCCCGAATATGAAAAGGCGACATCGGTCTGCATGATCCACCCGGTGGATATGATGGTCCTTGGCATCGAAGATGGCGCCCGGGTATGTGTGAAAAACAAATCCGGTGAAGTGGTGCTTGTGGCTGTCTCGTCTGAAGCCATTGAACAGGGCACGATCTTTGTCCCGCTTGGGCCATACGCCAACCATATCATAGATAGTGAGACGCACTGCACCGGCATGCCGGATTTCAAATCGATGACTGTCGACATTGAACCCGGCGACACACCGGTAATGACGGTGTCTGAGCTCATCGAAAAACTCGGCGGGGTGCGGTATGCTCATTAA
- a CDS encoding formylmethanofuran dehydrogenase subunit B: MLIKDVVCPFCGCLCDDLDVEVEGDRIIRVDNACTLGSSTMVGDHRLKNPIRRNGTRWEDTTYDAAIEEAAQILLDADRPVLYGWSSTHGEAQSLGVHLAELIGGVIDSTTSVCHGPSILAIQEVGHPGCTLGQVKNRADLIIYWASNPIDAHPRHMSRYTTYATGFFVQDAQHDRKVIVVDTRRTQSADVADEFLKIKPGGDYAVLLALRAIVRGRADVVPAEVAGVSRVQLIRVAEMCKAAKFGAIFFGLGLTMTAGKNKNVRNAIELTDELNRHTKFIISPMRGHWNVYGSNEVFTWMTGYPYAIDFSRGIAFYNPGETTVIDILSRGECDACLVVASDPAAHFPRSCVEHLAKIPVIQIDPHPNATTHICRLQIPGSVAGIDAAGTAYRMDGVPIRMKSIINTGIPNDTEILQKLYNRVREARGE, from the coding sequence ATGCTCATTAAAGATGTGGTCTGCCCATTCTGCGGTTGCCTCTGTGATGACCTCGATGTCGAAGTGGAGGGTGACAGGATAATACGGGTCGACAATGCCTGTACGCTCGGCTCAAGTACCATGGTCGGAGACCACCGGCTGAAAAATCCGATCCGGCGGAATGGAACCCGCTGGGAAGACACGACGTATGATGCAGCGATTGAAGAAGCAGCGCAGATCCTGCTCGATGCCGACCGGCCGGTCCTCTATGGGTGGAGCAGCACGCATGGAGAGGCGCAGAGTCTTGGTGTGCACCTTGCAGAATTGATCGGCGGTGTTATCGACAGCACAACCTCGGTCTGCCACGGCCCGTCAATCCTTGCGATACAGGAAGTGGGGCATCCTGGCTGCACTCTCGGGCAGGTGAAAAACCGGGCTGATCTTATCATCTACTGGGCATCCAACCCTATCGACGCCCACCCGCGCCACATGAGCCGGTACACGACCTATGCGACCGGTTTCTTTGTACAGGATGCACAGCATGACCGCAAAGTGATTGTCGTTGACACGCGCCGCACCCAGTCAGCAGATGTTGCAGATGAGTTTCTCAAAATAAAGCCGGGCGGGGATTATGCAGTCCTTTTGGCCCTCAGGGCAATTGTCCGGGGGCGGGCGGATGTCGTACCGGCAGAGGTTGCAGGTGTTTCCCGCGTACAACTGATCCGGGTTGCAGAAATGTGCAAAGCCGCAAAGTTCGGCGCAATCTTCTTTGGCCTCGGTCTTACCATGACAGCGGGCAAGAACAAGAATGTGCGCAATGCGATCGAACTTACCGACGAACTGAACCGCCATACCAAGTTCATCATCAGCCCTATGCGGGGGCACTGGAACGTGTACGGCAGTAACGAAGTCTTTACCTGGATGACCGGATACCCGTACGCAATCGATTTTTCCCGCGGGATTGCATTTTACAACCCCGGCGAGACTACCGTCATCGATATCCTGAGCCGGGGCGAATGCGACGCCTGCCTTGTAGTAGCAAGCGATCCTGCCGCACATTTTCCCCGCTCCTGTGTTGAACATCTCGCAAAGATCCCGGTTATCCAGATCGACCCCCATCCCAATGCAACGACCCATATCTGCAGGCTCCAGATCCCGGGATCGGTTGCAGGCATTGATGCAGCTGGAACCGCGTACCGGATGGACGGGGTTCCGATACGGATGAAGTCCATCATCAACACAGGCATCCCGAACGATACCGAGATTCTCCAGAAACTGTACAACCGCGTCCGGGAGGCAAGGGGGGAATGA